One window from the genome of Thermus sediminis encodes:
- the glpK gene encoding glycerol kinase GlpK — translation MSYLLALDQGTTSSRAILFTPEGEVVGMARREFRQHYPAPGLVEHDPEEIWETQAWAAREVLRQAGVDPGAVVALGITNQRETTLVWDRATGRPFHRAIVWQDRRTAPLCEALRGRGLEPLFRERTGLLLDPYFSGTKLLWLLENVPGLRAKGERGEALFGTVDTWLLWRLTGGRVHATDPTNASRTLLFNLHTLSWDGELLDLLGIPRAMLPEVRPSDGEFGEALGELFGAPIPIRGVLGDQQAALFGQAALLAGEGKCTYGTGAFLLLNTGEKPVPSQRGLLTTVAWQLGGRATYALEGSIFVAGAAVQWLKEVGLLGEEGEVEALAGGVADTGGVYLVPAFTGLGAPYWDPYARGAILGLTRGTTKAHLARAALEGVAFLVAEVAEAMAGEAGLPLRELRVDGGMAGNDLFLQIQADLLGRGVARPRVTETTALGAALMAGVGAGVLDLEGVRGAWGLGARFLPRMPEERRQALWRGWRRAVERALGFAREGA, via the coding sequence ATGAGTTACTTACTAGCCCTAGACCAGGGGACCACCTCCAGCCGGGCCATCCTCTTCACCCCGGAGGGGGAGGTGGTGGGGATGGCCCGGCGAGAGTTTCGGCAGCACTACCCGGCCCCGGGCCTGGTGGAGCACGACCCCGAGGAGATCTGGGAGACCCAGGCATGGGCGGCCCGGGAGGTTTTGCGCCAGGCGGGGGTGGACCCCGGGGCGGTGGTGGCCCTGGGGATCACCAACCAGCGGGAGACCACCCTGGTGTGGGACCGGGCCACGGGGAGGCCCTTCCACCGGGCCATCGTCTGGCAGGACCGGCGCACGGCCCCCTTGTGCGAGGCCCTGAGGGGGAGGGGCTTGGAGCCCCTTTTCCGGGAGCGCACGGGCCTCCTCCTGGACCCCTACTTCTCCGGCACCAAGCTCCTTTGGCTTCTGGAAAACGTCCCCGGGCTGCGGGCGAAGGGGGAGAGGGGGGAGGCCCTCTTCGGCACCGTGGACACCTGGCTCCTCTGGCGGCTCACCGGGGGCAGGGTGCACGCCACCGACCCCACGAACGCCAGCCGCACCCTGCTTTTCAACCTGCACACCCTCTCTTGGGACGGGGAGCTTCTGGACCTCCTGGGGATTCCCCGGGCCATGCTTCCCGAGGTGCGCCCTTCGGACGGGGAGTTTGGGGAAGCCCTTGGGGAGCTCTTTGGGGCCCCCATTCCCATCCGCGGGGTTCTTGGGGACCAGCAGGCGGCCCTCTTTGGCCAGGCGGCCCTCTTGGCGGGGGAGGGGAAGTGCACCTACGGCACGGGGGCCTTTCTCCTCCTGAACACGGGGGAAAAGCCCGTCCCTTCCCAGAGGGGCCTCCTCACCACCGTGGCCTGGCAGCTAGGGGGAAGGGCCACCTACGCCCTGGAGGGGAGCATCTTCGTGGCGGGGGCGGCTGTCCAGTGGCTGAAGGAGGTGGGCCTCCTGGGGGAGGAGGGGGAGGTGGAGGCCCTGGCGGGGGGTGTGGCGGACACGGGCGGCGTCTACCTGGTCCCCGCCTTCACCGGCCTGGGGGCCCCCTACTGGGACCCCTACGCCCGGGGGGCCATCCTGGGCCTGACCCGGGGGACCACCAAGGCCCACCTGGCCCGGGCGGCCCTGGAGGGGGTGGCCTTCCTGGTGGCCGAGGTGGCGGAGGCCATGGCGGGGGAGGCGGGTCTCCCCCTCCGGGAGCTCCGGGTGGACGGGGGCATGGCGGGGAACGACCTCTTCCTCCAGATCCAGGCCGACCTCCTGGGGAGGGGGGTGGCCCGGCCCCGGGTGACGGAGACCACGGCCCTGGGGGCGGCCCTCATGGCGGGGGTAGGGGCTGGGGTGCTGGACCTGGAGGGGGTGCGGGGGGCCTGGGGCCTGGGGGCCCGCTTCCTCCCCCGGATGCCCGAGGAGCGCCGCCAGGCCCTCTGGCGGGGGTGGCGGCGGGCGGTGGAGCGGGCCCTGGGCTTCGCCAGGGAGGGAGCGTGA
- a CDS encoding PaaI family thioesterase yields the protein MSYLRPVRGGSLLARGRVLHLGRRLAHAVGEIYLEGSPVAFAKGTFYRLEPDRAQGGR from the coding sequence GTGAGCTACCTGAGGCCGGTACGGGGCGGCAGCCTGTTGGCTAGGGGCCGCGTCCTCCACCTGGGGAGGCGGCTAGCCCATGCGGTGGGGGAGATCTACCTGGAGGGGAGCCCCGTGGCCTTCGCCAAGGGCACCTTTTATCGTCTGGAGCCGGACCGGGCCCAAGGAGGAAGGTAG
- a CDS encoding MFS transporter: protein MSPLGLLFLTLFNSVLGLSILFPILGPLGRELGLSEVQVGLFSTGYALMQFLLSPYWGRRSEGGRKPILLLGILGFALSFFLFGLVALLGQKGLLPQDLLFALLLFSRLLGGAFSSATLPTAQAYVADVTGRESRVGGMALLGAAFGLAVILGPALGAGLAALFGLLAPVFFSVGIALLNALFVHMVLPESRPRGVGKGARLSPLDPRVFPLLLLGFALNLSAVALEQTVAFYFQDRLGLSGVDTARAVGMALVLYGLVAVFVQGFLVRWLAWPPRTLLLLGLPVSILGFLLLVFAQSFPALTLGLALQGAGAALAGPGVTAALSLAVKEEEQGPVAGLNSAAQALGRMLGPVLGTGLYRLAPEAPYLLGAGLLFLALLFLPALSLRVRL from the coding sequence ATGTCCCCCCTGGGCCTCCTCTTCCTCACCCTCTTCAACAGCGTCCTGGGGCTTTCCATCCTCTTCCCCATCCTGGGGCCTTTGGGCCGGGAACTGGGCCTAAGCGAAGTCCAGGTGGGCCTCTTCTCCACGGGCTACGCCCTCATGCAGTTTCTCCTCTCCCCCTACTGGGGCAGGCGGAGCGAGGGGGGAAGGAAGCCCATCCTCCTCCTGGGCATCCTGGGATTTGCCCTGAGCTTTTTCCTCTTTGGCCTCGTTGCCCTTTTGGGGCAAAAGGGCCTCCTCCCCCAGGACCTCCTCTTCGCCCTTCTCCTTTTTTCCCGCCTCCTGGGGGGGGCCTTCAGCTCCGCCACCCTGCCCACGGCCCAGGCCTACGTGGCCGACGTGACCGGCCGGGAAAGCCGCGTGGGGGGAATGGCCCTCCTGGGAGCAGCTTTTGGCCTGGCGGTGATCCTGGGGCCTGCCTTGGGGGCAGGGCTCGCCGCCCTTTTCGGCCTTCTGGCCCCGGTCTTCTTCTCCGTGGGGATCGCCCTTCTGAACGCCCTCTTTGTCCACATGGTCCTTCCCGAGTCCCGGCCTAGGGGCGTTGGGAAAGGGGCCCGGCTTTCCCCCCTGGACCCCAGGGTCTTTCCCCTTCTCCTCTTGGGCTTTGCCCTCAACCTTTCGGCTGTGGCTCTGGAACAAACGGTGGCCTTTTATTTCCAAGACCGCCTGGGGCTATCCGGGGTGGACACAGCCCGGGCCGTGGGGATGGCCTTGGTCCTCTACGGTCTGGTGGCCGTATTCGTCCAGGGGTTCTTGGTGCGGTGGCTTGCCTGGCCACCCAGGACCCTCCTCCTCCTTGGCCTCCCCGTGAGCATCCTGGGCTTTTTGCTCCTGGTTTTCGCCCAGAGCTTCCCGGCCCTGACCCTGGGCCTGGCCCTCCAGGGGGCAGGGGCAGCCCTGGCCGGGCCTGGGGTGACGGCCGCCCTCTCCCTGGCTGTAAAGGAAGAGGAGCAGGGCCCGGTGGCGGGGCTCAACAGCGCCGCCCAGGCCCTGGGGCGGATGCTGGGGCCCGTCCTGGGGACGGGGCTTTACCGCCTGGCCCCTGAGGCCCCCTACCTCCTGGGGGCCGGGCTCCTCTTCCTGGCCCTCCTCTTCCTGCCCGCCCTTTCCCTTAGGGTTCGGCTCTGA
- a CDS encoding DUF721 domain-containing protein codes for MPRKLEEVIPEALRRAGGEERLRRGLVLAAWREVAGRELARITEAVALEGETLLVQVPDPVVAHQLTYSRLALLKRYEARFPGMVKEIRFQVGKLEAKAEGEGGVSPPGPSPEASRKALALAEKAPPGLREAVARAALALLARRRGSPCPLCEAPSQTHPCPTCRRLLGDLGVRKEAERLKRGKPTGLAGEALLVARHLARTALLQEMRDLYPEALRKEELRPLLEDLARRFQALFPEEPLPEGVRSLLKGP; via the coding sequence GTGCCCCGGAAGCTAGAGGAGGTCATCCCCGAGGCCCTGAGGCGGGCCGGGGGTGAGGAGCGGCTCAGGCGGGGGTTGGTGCTGGCCGCCTGGCGGGAGGTGGCGGGGCGGGAGCTGGCCCGGATCACGGAGGCCGTCGCCCTGGAAGGGGAAACCCTCCTAGTCCAAGTACCCGACCCTGTGGTGGCCCACCAGCTCACCTATAGCCGCCTGGCCCTCCTCAAGCGCTACGAGGCCCGCTTTCCCGGCATGGTCAAGGAGATCCGCTTCCAGGTGGGAAAGCTGGAGGCCAAGGCCGAAGGGGAAGGCGGGGTTTCGCCTCCAGGGCCGTCCCCCGAGGCTAGCCGCAAGGCCTTGGCCTTGGCGGAAAAGGCTCCCCCGGGGCTGCGGGAGGCCGTGGCCCGGGCCGCCCTGGCCCTCCTCGCCAGGCGGAGGGGAAGCCCCTGCCCCCTCTGCGAGGCCCCCAGCCAAACCCACCCCTGTCCCACCTGCCGCCGCCTTTTGGGAGATCTCGGGGTGCGCAAGGAGGCGGAGCGCCTCAAGCGGGGAAAGCCCACCGGGCTTGCCGGGGAGGCCCTCCTGGTGGCCCGGCACCTGGCCCGAACAGCCCTTTTGCAGGAGATGCGGGACCTCTACCCCGAGGCCCTGCGCAAGGAAGAGCTTAGGCCCCTCCTCGAGGACCTGGCCCGGCGCTTCCAAGCCCTCTTCCCCGAGGAACCCCTCCCCGAGGGGGTGCGTAGCCTCCTAAAAGGGCCTTAA
- the pstB gene encoding phosphate ABC transporter ATP-binding protein PstB — MVKLEILQDHQTVRTAPVPEAEALVDVRNLSLFYGNKQALFDINVRFPKRQVTAIIGPSGCGKSTLLRALNRMNDLIPGVRITGEVLYEGINIYDPRVDPVAVRRHIGMLFQKPNPFPKTIFENVAFGLRLMGVKGSELEDRVVEALKRAALWEEVQDIYKKQSGLRLSGGQQQRLCIARAIAVEPPLLLMDEPTSALDPISTQAIEDLILELKSRYTVIIVTHNMQQAARVSDRTLFMHLGVLVEEGPTEELFTKPKHPYTEAYITGRFG; from the coding sequence ATGGTGAAACTGGAGATATTGCAAGATCACCAGACGGTTCGCACCGCGCCCGTACCCGAGGCCGAAGCCCTGGTGGACGTCCGCAACCTCAGCCTTTTCTACGGGAACAAGCAGGCCCTCTTTGACATCAACGTCCGCTTCCCCAAAAGGCAGGTGACCGCCATCATCGGCCCCTCGGGGTGCGGTAAGAGCACCCTCCTCCGCGCCCTCAACCGGATGAACGACCTCATCCCTGGAGTGCGGATCACGGGGGAGGTCCTCTACGAAGGGATAAACATCTACGACCCCCGGGTGGACCCGGTGGCGGTGCGGCGGCACATCGGCATGCTCTTCCAAAAGCCAAACCCCTTCCCCAAGACCATCTTTGAGAACGTCGCCTTCGGCCTCCGCCTCATGGGGGTAAAGGGAAGCGAGCTGGAAGACCGGGTGGTGGAGGCCCTGAAGCGGGCAGCCCTCTGGGAGGAGGTCCAGGACATCTACAAGAAGCAGAGCGGCCTGAGGCTTTCTGGTGGGCAGCAGCAGCGGCTCTGCATCGCCCGGGCCATCGCCGTGGAGCCGCCCCTCCTCCTCATGGACGAGCCCACCAGCGCCCTGGATCCCATCTCCACCCAGGCCATAGAGGACCTTATCCTGGAACTCAAAAGCCGCTACACGGTGATCATCGTCACCCACAACATGCAACAGGCCGCACGGGTCTCTGACCGCACCCTTTTCATGCACCTGGGGGTCCTGGTGGAGGAGGGCCCCACCGAGGAGCTGTTCACCAAACCCAAACACCCCTACACCGAAGCCTACATCACCGGGCGCTTCGGTTAG
- a CDS encoding SDR family oxidoreductase, producing MFLERFRLDGKAALVTGGSRGLGLEAALALKEAGARVAVLARRAGFLEEARKALGEDALYLEGDVRDEARLEEAAELVEERLGPLTILVNAAGISWGAPSLEMPVEKVREVLEVNLVGALLASRVAARRMKERGYGKIVHIASVAGLKGEYPEVLDAVGYSASKGGVIALTRDLAVKWGRWGIRVNALAPGFFPTRMTEKVLPRAEPLLKATLPLGRPGQPGELGGAVLFLASPASDYITGAVLPVDGGAAAL from the coding sequence ATGTTTCTGGAGCGCTTTCGCCTGGATGGCAAAGCGGCCCTGGTCACCGGGGGCTCCCGGGGGCTTGGCCTCGAGGCGGCCCTGGCCCTGAAGGAGGCGGGGGCTAGGGTGGCCGTCTTGGCCCGTCGGGCCGGTTTCTTGGAAGAGGCTAGGAAGGCTCTGGGAGAGGACGCCCTCTACCTGGAAGGGGACGTGCGGGACGAGGCTCGGTTGGAGGAGGCTGCGGAGCTGGTGGAGGAGAGACTCGGCCCTCTCACCATCCTGGTGAACGCGGCGGGGATCAGCTGGGGTGCTCCCAGCCTGGAGATGCCAGTAGAGAAGGTGCGGGAGGTCCTGGAGGTGAACCTGGTGGGGGCCCTTCTGGCCAGCCGAGTGGCCGCCAGGCGCATGAAGGAAAGGGGCTACGGCAAGATCGTCCACATCGCCTCCGTGGCCGGGCTCAAGGGGGAATACCCCGAGGTCCTGGACGCCGTGGGCTACTCCGCCTCCAAGGGTGGGGTGATCGCCCTCACCCGGGACTTGGCGGTGAAGTGGGGGAGATGGGGCATCCGGGTCAACGCCCTGGCCCCCGGCTTCTTCCCCACGCGGATGACGGAGAAGGTCCTTCCCCGTGCGGAGCCCCTCCTAAAGGCCACCCTGCCCTTGGGCCGACCGGGGCAGCCGGGGGAGCTGGGGGGCGCGGTCCTCTTCCTGGCCAGCCCGGCCTCGGACTACATCACGGGGGCCGTCCTCCCCGTGGACGGTGGGGCCGCAGCCCTTTAG
- a CDS encoding long-chain fatty acid--CoA ligase has translation MLLSTMMDEELNLWDILERAAELFGKKEVVSRLHTGEVHRTTYAEVHRRARRLMGGLGALGVGVGDRVATLGFNHFRHLEAYFAVPGMGAVLRTANPRLSPKEIAYILNHAEDRVLLFDPQLLPLVEALRPELKTVAHFVAIDDRALEGYLAYEEVLGEERDPVRVPERAACGMAYTTGTTGLPKGVVYSHRALVLHTLAANLEDGTALSERDVVLPVVPMFHVNAWCLPHAATLLGATQVLPGPRLDPASLVELLDGEGVTFTAGVPTVWLALADHLERTGHRLRTLKRLVVGGSAAPRSLVERLERMGIEVRQGYGLTETSPVVVQNFVKSHLEARLSPEERIALKAKTGLPIPLVRLRVADEEGRPVPKDGKAMGEIQLKGPWVTQGYYRNEEASQRALTQDGWFRTGDIAVWDEEGYLEIKDRLKDLIKSGGEWISSVDLENALMGHPQVRGAAVVAIPHSRWQERPLAVVVPRGEEPTPEELSAHLLKAGFARWQLPDACVFVEEIPRTSAGKFLKRALRERYRDFFGGGA, from the coding sequence GTGCTTTTAAGCACCATGATGGACGAGGAGCTAAACCTTTGGGACATCCTGGAGCGGGCGGCGGAGCTTTTCGGGAAGAAGGAGGTGGTCTCCCGCCTCCACACCGGGGAGGTCCACCGCACCACCTACGCCGAGGTCCACCGCCGGGCCCGGCGGCTCATGGGGGGACTAGGGGCCCTGGGGGTGGGCGTGGGGGACCGGGTGGCCACCCTGGGCTTCAACCACTTCCGCCACCTCGAGGCCTACTTCGCCGTGCCGGGGATGGGGGCCGTCCTCCGCACCGCTAACCCCCGCCTCTCCCCCAAGGAGATCGCCTACATCCTCAACCACGCCGAGGACCGGGTCCTCCTCTTTGACCCCCAGCTCCTCCCCCTGGTGGAGGCCCTCCGCCCCGAGCTCAAGACCGTGGCCCACTTCGTGGCCATAGACGATAGGGCCCTTGAGGGCTACCTGGCCTACGAGGAGGTCCTGGGGGAGGAAAGGGACCCGGTGCGGGTCCCTGAGCGGGCGGCCTGTGGCATGGCCTACACCACCGGGACCACGGGGCTTCCCAAGGGCGTGGTCTACAGCCACCGGGCCTTGGTCCTCCACACCCTGGCCGCCAACCTGGAGGACGGCACCGCCCTCTCCGAAAGGGATGTGGTCCTGCCGGTAGTCCCCATGTTCCACGTGAACGCCTGGTGCCTTCCCCACGCCGCCACCCTGCTAGGGGCCACACAGGTCCTCCCCGGGCCCAGGCTGGATCCCGCCTCCCTGGTGGAGCTCTTGGACGGGGAGGGGGTGACCTTCACCGCTGGGGTGCCCACGGTCTGGCTGGCCCTGGCGGACCACCTGGAAAGGACCGGCCACCGCCTTAGAACCCTGAAGCGCCTGGTGGTGGGGGGTTCTGCGGCTCCAAGGAGCCTGGTGGAGCGCCTTGAACGCATGGGGATAGAGGTGCGCCAGGGCTATGGCCTCACCGAGACCTCCCCGGTGGTGGTGCAAAACTTCGTCAAGAGCCACCTGGAGGCCCGCCTCTCCCCAGAGGAAAGGATCGCCCTCAAGGCCAAGACCGGCCTCCCCATCCCCCTGGTGCGCCTCCGGGTGGCGGATGAGGAGGGAAGGCCCGTGCCCAAGGATGGGAAGGCCATGGGGGAGATCCAGCTCAAGGGGCCCTGGGTCACCCAGGGCTACTACAGGAACGAGGAAGCGAGCCAAAGGGCCCTCACCCAAGACGGCTGGTTCCGCACCGGGGACATCGCCGTCTGGGACGAGGAGGGCTACCTGGAGATCAAGGACCGCCTCAAGGACCTCATCAAGTCGGGCGGGGAGTGGATCTCCAGCGTGGACCTGGAGAACGCCCTCATGGGCCACCCCCAGGTGAGGGGGGCGGCGGTGGTGGCCATCCCCCACTCCAGGTGGCAGGAGAGGCCCCTGGCGGTGGTGGTGCCCAGGGGGGAGGAGCCCACCCCCGAGGAGCTCAGCGCGCACCTCCTAAAGGCGGGCTTCGCCCGGTGGCAGCTCCCCGACGCCTGCGTCTTCGTGGAGGAGATCCCCAGGACGAGCGCGGGCAAGTTCTTGAAGCGGGCTCTTAGGGAGAGGTACAGGGACTTTTTTGGGGGAGGAGCCTGA
- the recF gene encoding DNA replication/repair protein RecF (All proteins in this family for which functions are known are DNA-binding proteins that assist the filamentation of RecA onto DNA for the initiation of recombination or recombinational repair.): protein MRLLLFRQRNFRNLGFSEFRPPPGPFALVGRNAQGKTSLLFAIHLALGGEVRGALADLVRFGEQEAWLQAEVEAELGVYRVEHRITPEGREIRLNEKPVGLRALYELPGSVLVLPEDVEVVLGSKEERRAFLDRLLSRFSRRYGALLAAYERVLRQRNALLKAGGNGLEVWDRELVRYGEEIMALRRRFLRRFLPIFQEVHRALAPLEADLRLEESVAGDFLQALKSKRAEEGLRGQTLLGPHRDDLVFLLEGRPAHRFASRGEARSLALALRLAEHRLLAEHHGDPPLLLVDEWSEELDEGRRRTVLAYAKGLPQVILAGLLAPEGMPVCSIEGGVVLCPGS from the coding sequence ATGCGGCTCCTACTCTTCCGCCAAAGGAACTTCCGCAACCTGGGCTTTTCCGAGTTCCGCCCCCCCCCAGGCCCCTTCGCCCTGGTGGGGAGAAACGCCCAGGGGAAGACCAGCCTGCTTTTCGCCATCCACTTGGCCCTAGGCGGGGAGGTGCGGGGAGCCTTGGCGGACCTGGTGCGCTTTGGGGAGCAGGAGGCCTGGCTCCAGGCCGAGGTGGAGGCGGAACTCGGGGTCTACAGGGTGGAACACAGGATCACCCCCGAGGGGCGGGAGATCCGCCTAAACGAAAAACCTGTGGGCCTCAGGGCCCTCTACGAGCTCCCCGGCTCGGTCCTGGTGCTTCCCGAGGATGTGGAGGTGGTCCTGGGCTCCAAGGAGGAGAGGCGGGCGTTCCTGGATCGCCTCCTTTCCCGCTTCTCCCGGCGCTATGGCGCGCTCCTTGCCGCCTACGAGAGGGTCCTCCGGCAGCGGAACGCCCTCCTGAAGGCGGGAGGGAATGGCTTGGAGGTCTGGGACCGGGAGCTCGTTCGCTACGGGGAGGAGATCATGGCCTTGAGGCGGCGCTTTTTGCGCCGCTTCCTCCCCATCTTCCAGGAGGTCCACCGGGCCTTAGCCCCCCTCGAGGCCGACCTGAGGCTGGAGGAGAGCGTGGCAGGGGATTTCCTCCAGGCCCTGAAGTCCAAGCGGGCGGAGGAGGGCTTGCGGGGACAGACCCTCCTCGGCCCCCACCGGGACGACCTGGTCTTCCTCCTCGAGGGCCGCCCCGCCCACCGCTTCGCCAGTCGGGGGGAGGCCAGGAGTCTGGCCCTGGCCCTGCGCCTGGCGGAGCACCGCCTCCTCGCCGAACACCACGGGGACCCCCCCCTTCTCCTGGTGGACGAGTGGAGCGAAGAGCTGGACGAAGGCAGGCGAAGGACCGTCCTGGCCTACGCCAAGGGGCTCCCCCAGGTGATCCTGGCAGGGCTTCTGGCCCCGGAGGGGATGCCGGTATGCTCTATAGAGGGGGGGGTGGTCCTGTGCCCCGGAAGCTAG